A stretch of DNA from Solea solea chromosome 20, fSolSol10.1, whole genome shotgun sequence:
TCCTCACAGGTTGGTGTCATCTTACAAAGGGAAGTTTGGGTATGTCCAGTATTTTGTGAAGGCCCTGTTAGAAAGAGCAGACCAGCCCTCACTGGAGTGTAAGAAGCCCTTTGAGGTGGAGGAGCCTCTGGATGTCAACACCCCAGACCTGCTGGTGAGTCcatcaacacaaaaacaactttctatttctctgctttgttACACTAGTGCTCAGGTTATTTTGTGTCTACAAATGTCTAATGTTTCCACCTCCTTTTGTCGTCTTAGTCTCCCACAGGTGGCGCAAAGGAGAAGAAGGTCAACATCATGTTCATCCCCGATGGCCAGGTGTCGCTGAACGCGAAAATTGACCGCCGCGGCTTCTGTGAAGGCGAAGACATCTGCATCAACGCAAAGTTCGAGAACACCTGCTCCCGCATCGTGGTGCCCAAGGCCGCCATCATCGCCAAGCACATCTACCAGGCCAACGGCCGCACCAAGGTCTCCCGCCAGAAGCTGTCGGCTGTGCGCGGGAACCACATCATCTCTGGCATGTGTGATGCCTGGCAGGGAAAGACCATCCGGGTGCCTAAGATTAAACCATCAATGCTGAGCTGCAACATCATCCGTGTGGAGTATGCGCTGATGGTAAGCCTTTTGGTCCTGCACGCACTTGGAGATGTACGCTTAGAAATGAACATTAGTTGCTAAACATGTGACGTCATCTTCTTGCAGATTTATGTTCACATCCCTGGAAGCGAGAAGCTGATCCTGGAGCTGCCGCTGGTCATCGGGACGTCGGGTCTTGGCAGCCGCTGCAACAGCATTAGCAGCCAGGAGGGTTCGGTCAGTAACGCCTCTCAGAGCTGGGTGTCCCTCAGGTTGCCCTCAGACCCGCCGAGCTACACCGACATAACTCACGACTGCCGCCTGGAACAGCCCCTCACGCCACTGCTGGATGACTTTGACGGAGATGAGAGTCCGATCTTCATGAACTCGCCGTCCTTCACCTTCCCTCCGCCTCCGGTGTACACTGAGGTAGGTGTCTCAACCGAGTTTTTCAAGAAAGTGACTTTAAATTCTCTGCCAAGCTTCTAAGAAGTGACCTgacgttgttgtgtttttgttctgtccAGACCGAGGAGGAGTACAACGGCGCTGGCCGCATGCTTCCAGTCTGCTGAAGCCTTTACAGGAAGTGTGAAACTTCTGGTCCCTATTCTCAGGGACTGTGTATTTTGAAGAGCGTTAAGCGTTTAGAGGAACAGAAAGTCCCCAAACTCAGAGATGTGTTGGCTGGAGAAGTAAAGTCAGGACCATAGAGTTGGACAGGAGGACGCTTGCCTGGTCTTTCAGGCTGTCTGCATCGCTACATCACACATGCTGATCTTCcgctgcacctcctcctcctgatggTCTTCAGGTCGCAGACGTGGAGGTGTATTCATTTCTGGATGGAGCTGTTCCTTCCAAGACACTCAGACTGATAGAGTCTTGCTGTTTGTTCACAGCCAAGTTTATAATTGTGAACGAGAAACTGGGGGCCAAGTGTTGTATGTGTCAGCCCCACGGCCTGCTGTGTCATCCTTGCTTCTTGGGGTTTGCTTTCTTATGATGATTTTTGTCATTCCAGCTAAGGTCTCCGTTTGTCGGGTTTCTTTGAGGAACCTTTGTTACAAATGTTGCCTTTTGAGATGTGAGGCGTGTTGAGGAAATGGACTCTCACGCTGCATCAAGATTACTCATGTACCaatatttgaaaaagaaaagaattggtttctcccatgtttttttgcactttttgtgATAGTTGCGTTCATTTTGAGATACTGCCTACATGAGattatgtttgtttggtttggacAATGTTTATCTTGTAGCGCGTTTGGTCATCTCACTGAACTTTTCATAGCTCAGTTTGGTGATCAGATGTAAGTTCTCGTAAAGTGCCAAACAGCATTTATACGCGGCACACGTGCGATCTGATGTCGCTCCTCACGTGAGGATAATCGTTGTATATTGTAAAGAAATCTGCAGTTGTCCCGGACAACATTTAACTGTgagatctcctcctcctcgcttgGTTTCACGTCTTCCGGTTTTTTTTTCAGGGCGCAAAGAAAAATCACTGTATGTTTGCAATGCATCCTTGATACTTCAAAGTATTTTTGTATGACACCCTATGGGTTAGTTTTATAATAAAGACATGTTGAAAACAAAACCAGAGTTTGTGCTCCTTCCTGTGTAGTTGTGGCTCTTTTTGTTCCCCTCTAGGACCAGGAAGAGACGGCAGAAGTAAGAGCTTGGGAAATAGAGCTGCCACTGTTAATGACTTACCACCTTGCAAGACTCGggtttgcctcacagcaagacaATCACCGCTTCAACTGAGGTAGGCAGTGTGTTCTCcctgttctccctgtgtgcgaGTCCTCCCTGGGTACGTggacttcctcctcctcacagcacAATAACATGACGGCTTGGGGATGAGCCTAATTGGTCCCTGTATTTCTGGCAGCGCACGGCCAAGTAAAGGGGAAGTTGGCTTGTAACCAAAGGGTCATCACCAGGTCATAAAAAGGGCTGGGGAATCCCCCGGAGCAAGGTACATGGGCTCTGCTCAGTGGCTGCATGCTCATGGGTTGAATGGCttaatgcagagaaggaatttcccgtGCGGGACTGACAAaggattcatttatttattcattcattagtgTGCTGACACTGCGACGGACTGGTGACCTTCCCGGGACAAACCCTGTACTTTTGCCCGACTTCGGCTGAGGACCAGCGGCTCCAGCATCGACCCCGGGCCATCAGaaggaaaatggatgaatgtggAAAACTCTGCATTGACTAAGTTGGAAACCACTTTTGAAGGCTTTCTTGTCTGCTGACAACAAGCTGTGAAAACGTCACAAACCCAAGATCATCCGATGGAAGTTTCAGGGCGGGATTGCACTTGTTTG
This window harbors:
- the txnipa gene encoding thioredoxin interacting protein a; translation: MVAMAKRLRTFRITFLDPSKTFYCGGERVCGHIEVEVNEVTRVSAVKVQARGCAKVDYAKGKQRCKQEAEYLRHEEVLRLDDQPTDSDGSVLLRPGNKYDYAFGIDLPSSGLVSSYKGKFGYVQYFVKALLERADQPSLECKKPFEVEEPLDVNTPDLLSPTGGAKEKKVNIMFIPDGQVSLNAKIDRRGFCEGEDICINAKFENTCSRIVVPKAAIIAKHIYQANGRTKVSRQKLSAVRGNHIISGMCDAWQGKTIRVPKIKPSMLSCNIIRVEYALMIYVHIPGSEKLILELPLVIGTSGLGSRCNSISSQEGSVSNASQSWVSLRLPSDPPSYTDITHDCRLEQPLTPLLDDFDGDESPIFMNSPSFTFPPPPVYTETEEEYNGAGRMLPVC